The Paenibacillus spongiae nucleotide sequence ATCAGCAGCAAGATCGCCAAGACCGTGTTCAAGGCGATGCTGGAGAGCGGCAAGCGTCCACAGCAGATCGTGGAGGAGCAAGGCCTCGTCCAAATTAGCGACGAAGGTGCGATTGCGGCGGTTGTTGACCAGATCGTAAGCAAGAACCCGCAGTCGGTGGAGGATTTCAAAGCCGGCAAAGAGAAAGCGATCGGCTTCCTCGTCGGGCAAGTGATGAAAGAAACGAAGGGTAAAGCTAACCCGGCACTAGTGAACAAGCTGCTGCTGGAGCGGTTGAATCAATAATTCGTCATGAAGAGGCATGTCCGACCATTCCATATCGGCATGCCTCTTTTCGTATTCCCGTTCTTATGCGCGACTGTTTGTTGTGTTACAATAATATGGCGAATGGAGAAGTAACCGAAGCCCGGAAGGCGCAACATGGCAGCGTATGCAGACATCGATGGGAGGAGGTGGGCGCGATTGAGCGCGAATAAACGGGCAACCCGGAGCTGGGCGCGCCTGCTTTCATTTCTTATTCCAGGCGCAGGGCATTTGGCCTTGGGGCAGCATATGAAGGGGCTGCTTCTGCTTGCGGCGACGCTTACCGATCTCGTGGCGATGGTCCGGTTCGCGGATGAAGGAGGAGGGAAGTACGCTCTTCTAATCGTCTATTTGGGCCTGGCTCTCCCGGTATTTTGGTTCTACAGTGTGTTTGATACGCTGCAAGAGGCGGCGAAGCTAAGCTCGCTCCAAGATAACCAGCTTCCCGCAGAACAACCGAAGACAGCCGTTCTTACGCTTCAAGGCGTTCTGGTCATTGCCTTGGGTCTGGTGCTGCTCGCTCTTGTGAGGGCGCCTACTGTGCTGTCGCCGTGGCTGGACACCGCAGGTGTTTACACTCCGGGGATCGGGTTGGCTGCGATTGCGGTTTTGATAGGGATACAGAGGGGGAGAACGATGTTCAAAATGGGACGGTTAACTGCAGCTGTCATCATTATGGCCGTCGGAGGCTTGCTGTTATGGGATGAAATTAAAGGACGCAACGATATCGAGCTGCTGGGGCAGTGGTGGCCGGCTGCATTCGTGCTGCTGGGCTTGGAGGTTGTTATTTTTGGCCTTGTCTATCGTGCCAGCAGCAAGCGCCTTTCATTCGACATTGCGGGCAGCTTGCTGGCTGTCGTTATCGCAGTCGTCGCGTACGGGGTCACGCAGTACTCTGCAATGCCGTTCCGTTGGCTGGATGAATGGAAGGTTAATATAGCCGGCATGGCCGGATACGGTGAGGAAAAGGGCTTCAAGTACGAGAAGGAGGCCATTGCGATACCGGTTCAACCCGATTTGGCCTCCATTGTCATCGATAACCCGAATGGGAAAGTAACGCTGAAGAAGGGCGATGTCGGCGAAATCGAAATTGAGACCGTCTTGTGGGTGGATTCGGGGGATCAGGAAGAGGCTGACAAAGTTGCTGCCCATTCATCTATTGAGGTGGATAACGGCGATAAACTTACCATTAAGGCCAAGGGAGAGCCGTACGGTACGAACGGTAACCGCAAGCCGCGCATGAATATGCTCATCACGGTGCCGGCGGATTCCCATCTTGTGCGGCTTTCGACTGATGTGCCGCAGAAGTCTGAGGGGAACGATGGTGAAACTTTAGGGGGGAGCGCCTCGTCTGATAATATAGCGGGCGGCGTTCCTGGAATGTCGTCGAATGCCGGCTCGAATGAGGAATCAAGTACAGCAGCGGATATTGCTGCCGGGTCGCCAGGCTCCGAGACGTCGCAGCTGCCGGATGAATCGCCGGTGACACCGGAAGATGGGGAACAAAGCGGCGCCTCCAGTGACGCAGACGTTATTTCCACGGAATTGATGATACAGGTGACTAACGGTACGGTCGATGTGGCGGACCTCAATTTGCCGGGAGGACTTCAGGTGAAGGTAACGAACGGCGAAATTGCAATTCGGGACATCAGCGGACCGGTCGGTGTAGAGACGAAGAACGGGAGCATCACGGCGTCGGACATCAGTGGGGATGTACGCCTGGAAACTTACAACGGCATCGTGAAAGCGGCGCGGATTCAAGGCAAACTTCAAGGCTCGACGTTAAGCGGCGGCATTGAGGCAGAGCAGATAACCGGTGCGGCCGAGCTCGAGACGAAGAACGGGGAAATCATCATTCGGGAAGCGTCCTCAGGGATCAAAGCTGATACGCTGAACGGCGATATTGAAATCAGCAGCGCCGTTGTCGGAGGGAATTGGGACATTGACAGCTCGATCGGTGAAATTAGGCTGTACATTCCCGAGGACGGGAGCTATACCGTTAATGGTTCTGTTACATTCGGCAATGTAGCGACGGATCTGCCGTTAAGCGCAAGCAAAAAAACGATAAGCGGCGAGATCGGTTCCGGCGATTACCGAATTAATATTGACGCCAACAGCAGCATTACGGTAAATCGTTACAGCCCTTGAAATGGACACCAGCTTTCATTGACAAAATGAAAAGTATGCACGTACAATGGTGCTAACGATACAGAAAGGCGTGAAGGGCATGGGTACGACCGTAGAGCAAGCATTAGAACAATTGAAAAGCACCGGCGTCCGTATGACCCCGCAGCGTCATGCCATCCTGAGTTTTTTGATGAATTCAATGACCCATCCGACGGCTGATGAAATTTACAAAGCGCTATCGCCAGTATTTCCCAGCATGAGCGTAGCGACCATTTATAATAATTTACGGTTGTTCGTCGATGCAAGGCTCGTTCGGGAACTGACGTACGGCGACGATTCCAGCCGGTTCGATGCTGATCTCTCCGAACATTATCATGCGATCTGCAAATCCTGCGGAAAAATCGTAGACTTCGACTACCCGCCACTTACCGATGTAGAGGAAGCGGCATCACGCGAAACGGGATTCAGAGTAGAAGGTCACCGGATGGAGATTTACGGGCATTGCGGGGATTGCGCGAAGCTTCCTTCATAAAGAAACATGGTTTGTATGATGTTTGGGGTGTGCGCGGCATACGGCGCAATAGTAGCGTGCAGGAGAGGGGGTCAACCCGACTTTCTGCACGTTTTTTTGTCCAACATGGTTTAGAGGATAATATCGATCGGAGGAAAAC carries:
- a CDS encoding DUF4097 family beta strand repeat-containing protein gives rise to the protein MSANKRATRSWARLLSFLIPGAGHLALGQHMKGLLLLAATLTDLVAMVRFADEGGGKYALLIVYLGLALPVFWFYSVFDTLQEAAKLSSLQDNQLPAEQPKTAVLTLQGVLVIALGLVLLALVRAPTVLSPWLDTAGVYTPGIGLAAIAVLIGIQRGRTMFKMGRLTAAVIIMAVGGLLLWDEIKGRNDIELLGQWWPAAFVLLGLEVVIFGLVYRASSKRLSFDIAGSLLAVVIAVVAYGVTQYSAMPFRWLDEWKVNIAGMAGYGEEKGFKYEKEAIAIPVQPDLASIVIDNPNGKVTLKKGDVGEIEIETVLWVDSGDQEEADKVAAHSSIEVDNGDKLTIKAKGEPYGTNGNRKPRMNMLITVPADSHLVRLSTDVPQKSEGNDGETLGGSASSDNIAGGVPGMSSNAGSNEESSTAADIAAGSPGSETSQLPDESPVTPEDGEQSGASSDADVISTELMIQVTNGTVDVADLNLPGGLQVKVTNGEIAIRDISGPVGVETKNGSITASDISGDVRLETYNGIVKAARIQGKLQGSTLSGGIEAEQITGAAELETKNGEIIIREASSGIKADTLNGDIEISSAVVGGNWDIDSSIGEIRLYIPEDGSYTVNGSVTFGNVATDLPLSASKKTISGEIGSGDYRINIDANSSITVNRYSP
- the perR gene encoding peroxide-responsive transcriptional repressor PerR, which produces MGTTVEQALEQLKSTGVRMTPQRHAILSFLMNSMTHPTADEIYKALSPVFPSMSVATIYNNLRLFVDARLVRELTYGDDSSRFDADLSEHYHAICKSCGKIVDFDYPPLTDVEEAASRETGFRVEGHRMEIYGHCGDCAKLPS